One genomic window of Roseateles sp. DAIF2 includes the following:
- a CDS encoding TIGR03790 family protein has product MLRRIILLCAGAALLGSAALPAAAQSGPGWLRVPAPQGRLTAADIALVVNRNDPYSVAVGAYYAKKRGLDPAQVITLELPRQAVLSPAEFEAFKAQLDERLGPQVQALALAWSQPYAVACNSITGALALGFQAELCKQSCAASKPSPYPAYTGRKPFTDLGLRPAMLLAARSVEGARALIDRGIAADRSLAERGTPPVQAVFAATEDKARNVRAPLFPPEARLWAYGAQTRRVAQENLPELSEVLLFQTGLARVEGLERIPFLPGALADHLTSAGGQLERTSGPQMSALDWIEAGATASHGAVSEPCNHLQKFPHPQLLLLNYLQGQSALEAYWRSVLWPGQSVFVGEPLAAPYGREPAAP; this is encoded by the coding sequence ATGCTGCGGCGCATCATTCTGTTGTGTGCAGGCGCCGCGCTGCTGGGGAGCGCGGCGCTGCCGGCCGCCGCCCAGTCGGGCCCGGGCTGGCTGCGCGTGCCGGCGCCGCAGGGGCGGCTGACGGCGGCCGACATCGCGCTGGTGGTGAACCGCAACGACCCCTATTCGGTCGCGGTGGGCGCCTACTACGCGAAAAAGCGCGGGCTGGATCCGGCGCAGGTGATCACGCTGGAGCTGCCGCGCCAGGCGGTGCTGAGCCCGGCCGAGTTCGAGGCCTTCAAGGCCCAGCTCGACGAGCGCCTCGGCCCGCAGGTGCAGGCGCTGGCGCTGGCCTGGAGTCAGCCCTATGCGGTGGCCTGCAACTCGATCACCGGTGCGCTGGCGCTGGGCTTCCAGGCCGAGCTGTGCAAGCAGAGCTGCGCGGCCTCGAAGCCCTCACCCTATCCGGCCTACACCGGGCGCAAGCCCTTCACGGACCTGGGCCTGCGCCCGGCGATGTTGCTGGCCGCGCGCTCGGTGGAGGGCGCCCGCGCGCTGATCGATCGCGGCATCGCGGCGGACCGCTCGCTGGCCGAGCGCGGCACGCCGCCGGTGCAGGCGGTGTTCGCCGCCACCGAGGACAAGGCACGCAATGTGCGCGCGCCGCTGTTCCCGCCCGAGGCGCGGCTCTGGGCCTATGGCGCGCAGACGCGCCGCGTGGCGCAGGAGAACCTGCCCGAGCTGAGCGAGGTGCTGCTGTTCCAGACCGGGCTGGCGCGGGTCGAGGGCCTGGAGCGCATTCCCTTCCTGCCCGGCGCGCTGGCCGACCACCTGACCTCGGCCGGCGGCCAGCTGGAAAGAACCAGCGGCCCGCAGATGAGCGCGCTGGACTGGATCGAGGCGGGCGCCACCGCCAGCCATGGCGCGGTCAGCGAGCCCTGCAACCATCTGCAGAAGTTCCCGCATCCGCAGCTGCTGCTCCTGAACTATCTGCAGGGGCAGAGCGCGCTGGAGGCCTACTGGCGCAGCGTGCTGTGGCCGGGGCAGAGCGTGTTCGTCGGCGAGCCCTTGGCCGCGCCCTACGGCCGGGAGCCGGCCGCGCCCTGA
- a CDS encoding IclR family transcriptional regulator: protein MKNKEGQTPAIQVLERSFALLDVLASHQDPVSLKQISESTGLHPSTAHRILNDLTIGRYVDRPEAGSYRLGMRLLELGNLVKARLDVRDAALAPMRELHKFTHQPVNLSVRQGDEIVYIERTYSERSGMQVVRAVGGRAPLHLTSVGKLFLASDDTPRVRAYATRTGLAGHTKNSLTDIHALERELALIRQRGLSRDDEELELGVRCMAAGIYDDQGKLVAGLSISSPADRLEEGWLPRLKDTAAQISLALGYRGG, encoded by the coding sequence ATGAAAAACAAAGAGGGGCAGACGCCCGCCATCCAGGTGCTGGAACGCAGCTTCGCGCTGCTTGACGTGCTGGCCAGCCACCAGGACCCGGTCTCGCTGAAACAGATCAGCGAGAGCACCGGCCTGCACCCCTCCACCGCGCATCGCATTCTCAACGACCTGACCATCGGCCGTTATGTCGACCGGCCCGAAGCCGGCAGTTATCGACTCGGCATGCGCTTGCTGGAGCTGGGCAATCTGGTCAAGGCGCGGCTGGATGTGCGCGACGCGGCGCTGGCACCGATGCGCGAGCTGCACAAGTTCACCCACCAGCCGGTCAACCTCTCGGTGCGCCAGGGCGACGAGATCGTCTACATCGAGCGCACCTACAGCGAACGCTCGGGCATGCAGGTGGTGCGCGCGGTCGGCGGCCGCGCGCCGCTGCACCTGACCTCGGTCGGCAAGCTGTTCCTGGCCAGCGACGACACGCCGCGGGTGCGCGCCTACGCCACCCGCACCGGCCTGGCCGGCCATACCAAGAACAGCCTGACCGACATCCATGCGCTGGAGCGCGAGCTGGCGCTGATCCGCCAGCGCGGCCTGTCGCGCGACGACGAGGAGCTGGAACTGGGCGTGCGCTGCATGGCCGCCGGCATCTACGACGACCAGGGCAAGCTGGTCGCCGGCCTGTCGATCTCCTCGCCGGCCGACCGGCTGGAGGAAGGCTGGCTGCCGCGCCTGAAGGACACCGCCGCGCAGATCTCGCTGGCGCTGGGCTACCGCGGCGGCTAA